In Castanea sativa cultivar Marrone di Chiusa Pesio chromosome 6, ASM4071231v1, a single window of DNA contains:
- the LOC142639426 gene encoding putative disease resistance protein At4g27220, producing MEILTGCTGSSAAEIVKCTAKPIIRHVGYLFRFKRIVDDLNKAKTDLQLEQQKVQEAIDRAAMTNEEAEKDVQRWLTNVNQLMEEVEALEIKVQVNLRFCNGWCPDWIRQYKLCKEAIQKTNVVKELQDKGKFSELTHRAPTPGIGIFSSSDFEAFESRKMAFKQIMEALHDDNNKRIGLHGIGGVGKTTLVKEVHKKTKELNIFDEIVMTVVSLTPNVRRIQGEIAGCLNLDFNEESDMARASQICLRIKRVEKILIILDDVWKDVNLEAIGIPSCDDHRGCKMLLTTRSVHICNLMRCQRKIPLNFLVEEESLALMKKTAIVDDCPVLNDVVLEVVKECKGLPIAIITVGKALTGKSLNDWNVAKHQLRKSRLVDIEGVDEDKNAYACLKWSFDQLKRKTKFCFLLCSLFPEDYNIPIEELTRYVMGLEEDEDFHLLEDARCQVHAAVNSLKDSSLLLEGFDKDFVKLHDMVRDIGLWITSKGENEFELRACTRLERNTNFERATAISLIDFNTKQLPDKLACPRLNSLLLGGIQSSKKISNALFEGMNCLKVLALHDIILSSQSLELLTNLRTLYLKNCNFNDNLSSLGKLKRLETLSFYRCGMVALPSELGEMASLKMLDLTLCDQLQQIPPNVIRRLSQLEELIISSSFKNWDVEGTTSEISNANLSELNSLPRLVILSLHLNLKHLPKGFVFPDLHRYFISIGSPFLSPTSSLGCINSRTLVIKDWIASSMNALKSLLHTVEYIWIQSCEMECVADTIGGNHTVTFGNLVKLYLREMRYLRTICEGPNQNEIFSNLTVLDARGCPRLISLFSPSLAQSLKKLKELYLYRCHEMKQIISEEGMILESHGQPICLSKLETLEVGNCGKLEYIFPISVARGLQQLERLKLEDLPELKQVFGQNREGEVGDCEIESHHQPTCFPKLKTIEVVNCENLEYIFPISIARDLPQLESLTVEDLPQLKQVFGDGNNSVLSKLRNLRLKNLPELVSLGGGNSSSVWPSLQSLYVENCPQVKLSFSANVEANVPALQKLQILRILRMDNWNAILFDLMQGLSNLEELKIENCGGIQEVIKLEGLLTIKGEQQDLLLPRLKKMFLIDLDELRCIWKGANKLINLNNLIDLRVIGCKKLTRLFTPALTQSLQKLKFLKIERCDELEHLIVENVEEQVLSESHLQPLCFPKLENVIVSYCNKLKSLFPMTIADNLLELQSFLVKKNPQLMEVFTLEGDAGVQKDVTLPQLQLMGLKGLPSLVNFCPKNYQFILPNWRELVVESCKNMRTNFTRTPDRIVIRNGEVAQIDVPTGISTTSPVLTICPANNDITWRTDDYDDPTNYDYDDPTRKTLFYEDELKWKWNYDSEDDELA from the exons ATGGAAATATTGACGGGATGCACGGGCTCCTCTGCAGCTGAAATTGTAAAATGCACAGCAAAGCCCATCATACGTCATGTGGGTTATTTGTTTCGTTTCAAGAGAATTGTTGATGATCTTAACAAAGCAAAAACAGACCTGCAATTAGAGCAGCAAAAGGTGCAAGAGGCTATCGACCGAGCTGCAATGACCAATGAGGAAGCTGAGAAGGATGTACAAAGGTGGTTGACAAATGTGAATCAACTCATGGAAGAAGTAGAGGCTTTGGAAATTAAAGTACAAGTGAACTTGAGGTTCTGTAATGGCTGGTGTCCTGATTGGATTCGGCAATACAAGTTATGTAAGGAAGCCATACAGAAGACAAATGTTGTCAAAGAGCTCCAAGATAAGGGCAAATTTTCTGAATTGACCCATCGTGCTCCAACTCCTGGGATAGGGATCTTTTCATCTAGTGATTTCGAGGCGTTTGAATCTAGAAAAATGGCTTTCAAACAAATTATGGAGGCATTGCATGATGATAACAATAAAAGGATTGGACTGCATGGAATAGGGGGGGTTGGTAAAACAACACTGGTGAAGGAAGTGCacaagaaaaccaaagaactaAATATTTTCGATGAAATTGTGATGACTGTTGTGTCGTTAACCCCAAACGTTAGAAGAATTCAAGGTGAAATTGCAGGCTgtttaaatttggattttaatgaGGAGAGCGATATGGCAAGAGCAAGTCAAATATGCTTAAGAATAAAGCGTGTAGAGAAGATCCTCATAATCCTTGATGATGTTTGGAAAGATGTCAACTTAGAAGCTATTGGAATTCCATCTTGTGATGATCACAGGGGTTGCAAGATGCTTTTGACTACACGAAGTGTGCATATATGCAATTTAATGCGCTGTCAAAGGAAAATTCCATTAAATTTCTTAGTGGAGGAAGAATCATTGGCTTTGATGAAAAAAACCGCTATAGTTGATGATTGCCCAGTcttgaatgatgtggtactAGAAGTTGTTAAAGAATGCAAAGGTTTGCCTATAGCAATCATTACAGTGGGAAAGGCTCTTACAGGAAAATCTCTCAATGATTGGAATGTGGCAAAGCATCAACTAAGAAAGTCTAGACTTGTTGATATTGAAGGTGTTGATGAAGATAAAAATGCTTATGCATGTCTTAAGTGGAGTTTTGATCAATTAAAACGCAAAACCAAGTTCTGctttttgttgtgttctttatttccAGAAGATTATAACATTCCTATTGAAGAATTGACTAGATATGTCATGGGattagaggaagatgaagattttCACTTACTTGAAGACGCAAGGTGCCAAGTGCATGCAGCAGTCAATAGCCTCAAAGATTCTTCTTTACTACTAGAAGGTTTCGATAAAGATTTTGTGAAGCTGCATGACATGGTTCGCGATATTGGCTTATGGATAACATCAAAAGGGGAAAATGAATTTGAGTTAAGAGCCTGCACTCGTTTAGAGAGAAACACAAACTTTGAAAGGGCCACAGCAATCTCCTTGATTGATTTCAACACCAAACAACTTCCTGATAAATTGGCATGTCCAAGACTCAACAGTTTGTTATTGGGTGGAATTCAAAGTTCCAAAAAAATCTCTAACGCATTGTTTGAAGGGATGAATTGTCTCAAGGTTTTAGCACTACATGACATAATCTTATCATCACAATCACTCGAATTATTGACAAACCTTCGGACCTTATATTTGAAAAACTGCAATTTCAATGATAACCTCTCTTCATTGGGAAAGTTAAAGAGACTTGAGACTTTAAGCTTTTACAGATGTGGAATGGTTGCATTGCCAAGTGAGTTAGGGGAAATGGCGAGTTTAAAAATGCTAGATTTGACGCTTTGTGATCAACTGCAACAGATTCCACCAAATGTGATACGAAGATTATCCCAATTAGAAGAACTAATCATTAGTAGCAGCTTCAAGAATTGGGATGTTGAAGGGACAACCTCAGAAATAAGCAACGCTAACTTATCAGAGTTGAACTCATTACCCCGCTTGGTTATTCTCTCTCTACATTTGAACTTGAAGCATTTACCCAAAGGCTTTGTTTTCCCGGACTTGCATAGATATTTCATATCGATTGGCAGCCCATTCTTGTCTCCTACTAGTAGTTTAGGATGTATTAACTCAAGAACCTTAGTAATCAAAGATTGGATTGCCTCCTCAATGAACGCATTGAAGTCGTTGTTGCATACCGTGGAATATATTTGGATTCAGTCTTGTGAGATGGAATGCGTTGCTGATACAATTGGGGGAAATCATACCGTTACATTCGGTAATTTGGTCAAACTATATCTAAGGGAAATGAGATATCTGAGAACAATATGTGAGGGGCCCAACCAGAATGAAATCTTCAGCAATCTCACAGTTTTAGACGCACGTGGATGCCCGAGATTGATCAGTCTCTTCTCGCCGTCCCTTGCTCAAAGTCTAAAAAAGCTGAAAGAACTATATCTTTACCGATGCCATGAAATGAAGCAAATAATTTCAGAGGAGGGAATGATATTGGAGAGTCACGGTCAACCAATATGTCTCTCAAAATTAGAGACTCTTGAGGTAGGGAATTGCGGAAAACTGGAATATATCTTTCCTATCTCAGTTGCTCGAGGTCTTCAGCAACTAGAAAGGCTAAAATTAGAAGATCTTCCTGAATTAAAGCAAGTATTTGGCCAGAACAGAGAAGGAGAAGTTGGGGATTGTGAAATAGAGAGTCACCATCAACCTACATGCTTCCCAAAATTAAAGACTATTGAGGTAGTGAATTGCGAAAATCTGGAATATATATTTCCGATCTCAATTGCTCGAGATCTTCCCCAACTAGAAAGTCTAACAGTAGAAGATCTTCCTCAATTAAAGCAAGTATTTGGGGATGGAAACAACAGCGTGCTATCTAAGTTGAGAAACTTAAGATTAAAGAACTTACCAGAGCTTGTCAGTTTGGGTGGAGGAAATAGTTCTTCAGTTTGGCCATCATTGCAGAGCCTATACGTGGAGAATTGTCCTCAAGTGAAGTTGTCATTTTCTGCTAATGTGGAAGCGAATGTGCCAGCTCTGCAAAAG CTTCAAATTTTGCGGATCTTGCGTATGGACAATTGGAATGCAATTTTATTCGATTTGATGCAAGGTTTGTCAAATTTGGaagaattaaaaattgaaaattgtggaGGAATCCAAGAGGTGATTAAGCTTGAAGGGCTTCTTACTATAAAAGGAGAACAACAAGATCTGTTACTCCCAAGATTGAAGAAAATGTTCTTGATTGATCTAGATGAACTGAGGTGCATATGGAAAGGCgcaaataaacttataaatctCAACAATCTTATAGATTTAAGAGTCATCGGGTGCAAAAAATTGACGCGTCTCTTCACACCGGCCCTCACTCAAAGCTTACAAAAGttgaaatttcttaaaattgaaaGGTGTGACGAATTGGAGCATCTAATTGTTGAAAATGTAGAAGAACAAGTCTTATCAGAGAGTCATCTCCAACCTTTATGCTTCCCTAAACTGGAAAATGTCATTGTCAGTTACTGCAATAAATTGAAATCTCTCTTCCCCATGACCATCGCTGATAATCTTTTAGAACTACAGAGTttcctagtaaaaaaaaaccctcaattAATGGAAGTATTCACACTTGAAGGAGACGCTGGAGTTCAGAAAGATGTAACGCTCCCTCAATTACAATTGATGGGACTCAAAGGTCTACCAAGCCTTGTTAACTTCTGCCCAAAGAACTATCAGTTTATACTGCCAAATTGGAGGGAGTTAGTAGTGGAAAGCTGTAAGAACATGAGGACGAATTTTACCCGTACTCCAGACAGAATTGTGattagaaatggagag GTAGCCCAGATAGACGTGCCTACAGGGATTTCAACAACTTCTCCAGTGCTTACCATATGCCCTGCCAACAACGATATAACATGGAGGAcag ATGACTATGACGATCCTACAAATTATGACTATGACGATCCTACAAGGAAAACTTTATTTTATGAGGATGAACTCAAATGGAAATGGAATTATGACTCCGAAGATGATGAGTTGGCTTAA